A stretch of Synechococcus sp. WH 8020 DNA encodes these proteins:
- a CDS encoding Rieske 2Fe-2S domain-containing protein — MTHQYVAVQWTRRKVIYDAILIGLMALYLLAFMQTSHWIADLRGIELETDGVAIRAYGSAAYILLHLTLAIGPLSRLHPWFHTLLFNRRHMGVMVFLLGAIHVSGWTLPSQPWIWLGMKTPKLPWAFYGSVAWYNNFGDLKPLVSLFTVNRHFGSLALFPFELLGVIGLVVLFVMAAISHDFWLANLTAPVWKAIHMSVYVGYAALVGHVLLGALQTNRNPWLAVLVLSGALALLTLHLLSGWREWYSDRADLAQPGHSWVDVGALQDIADGAAKVVMLSGERVAVFRRGTSVFALSNVCQHQNGPLGEGRIVNNCAVCPWHGYEYELETGASPPPFHESVPTFPVQLREGRILISPVPIAAVQR, encoded by the coding sequence ATGACTCATCAGTACGTAGCGGTGCAATGGACACGTCGCAAGGTCATCTACGACGCGATCCTGATCGGACTGATGGCGCTGTACCTCCTGGCCTTCATGCAGACCAGCCATTGGATCGCCGATCTGCGCGGAATCGAACTCGAAACCGATGGGGTGGCGATTCGCGCCTATGGAAGTGCGGCTTACATCTTGCTCCATCTCACCTTGGCCATCGGGCCGCTGAGTCGGCTTCATCCCTGGTTTCACACCCTGCTTTTTAACAGACGTCATATGGGGGTGATGGTCTTCCTGCTGGGAGCCATTCATGTGAGCGGTTGGACCCTGCCGAGCCAACCCTGGATTTGGTTAGGCATGAAGACCCCGAAACTGCCCTGGGCCTTCTATGGATCTGTGGCCTGGTACAACAATTTTGGCGACCTGAAGCCACTGGTCAGCCTGTTTACTGTCAATCGCCATTTCGGCAGCCTGGCCCTCTTTCCCTTCGAACTCCTCGGCGTCATTGGCCTCGTTGTGCTCTTTGTAATGGCGGCCATCAGTCATGACTTCTGGCTGGCCAATCTCACCGCTCCCGTGTGGAAAGCCATCCACATGAGCGTGTATGTGGGCTACGCAGCCCTCGTGGGTCATGTCTTGCTGGGAGCTTTGCAAACAAACCGCAACCCCTGGCTCGCCGTGCTGGTTCTCAGTGGCGCCCTCGCCCTTCTCACGCTTCACCTTCTTAGTGGTTGGAGGGAATGGTATTCCGATAGGGCTGACCTTGCTCAACCAGGGCACTCCTGGGTGGATGTGGGAGCCCTCCAGGACATTGCCGATGGAGCCGCGAAGGTGGTGATGCTGAGCGGTGAGCGCGTCGCCGTGTTTCGCAGGGGAACCTCAGTCTTCGCGCTCTCCAACGTCTGCCAACACCAAAATGGTCCGCTGGGAGAGGGTCGCATTGTGAACAACTGCGCCGTCTGTCCATGGCATGGCTACGAATACGAGCTCGAAACCGGCGCCTCCCCACCTCCATTCCATGAGAGCGTTCCCACCTTCCCCGTTCAGCTCCGGGAGGGTCGGATTTTGATCAGCCCCGTTCCAATAGCAGCCGTTCAGCGATGA
- a CDS encoding glutamine synthetase family protein, whose protein sequence is MSTEHDPSLEADSAKGVRRVAITWDNHAGESLVKVVPWRRWQLAIDVGVGFSPISDAFRSDGRIDPAHRLTRPDGDLRLKADPSSLAMLDPQQGWAWAAGERWDPISGEAYGADQRHFCRRMGEELRAAGLSLTAGFELEWVVITPDDEGAPKAVISGGPYGADRLIEGLDYATTLLEALDAADVDWIQFHPEYGPSQFELSFAAQAPLQAADQLIRARLLIQRVTRRFGWYCSFSAKPRLDWVGNGGHLHFSVHDAQGPLLQDGPGPYGLRPEGQALIAGVLEQLPGLVALASPSPVSYLRLVPSSWAAPFQVWGMENREAAVRLIPATVDQSPAHLEIKAVDPTANPYLLLGALQAQVLDALRHKRSLPAEQSGDPALVKDRTIDRLPSSLVEARTALEHDEVLLQAMGPLLHGSLLDSLAAEIRNAETKSAQQQANERCWWPIVGGLV, encoded by the coding sequence ATGAGCACGGAGCATGATCCATCCCTCGAAGCGGACAGCGCCAAGGGCGTACGCCGGGTTGCGATCACCTGGGACAACCACGCAGGCGAGTCGCTGGTCAAAGTGGTGCCATGGCGTCGCTGGCAACTCGCCATCGATGTCGGCGTCGGCTTCTCGCCGATCTCCGACGCGTTTCGCTCCGACGGACGCATCGATCCCGCCCATCGCCTCACCCGGCCAGATGGTGACCTTCGCCTCAAGGCAGATCCCTCGTCTCTGGCGATGCTGGACCCACAGCAGGGATGGGCCTGGGCCGCCGGCGAGCGTTGGGACCCCATCAGTGGAGAGGCATATGGCGCCGATCAGCGCCACTTCTGCCGCCGTATGGGAGAGGAACTACGGGCTGCAGGACTCTCCCTCACTGCCGGATTTGAACTGGAGTGGGTCGTCATCACCCCAGACGACGAGGGGGCCCCAAAGGCCGTGATTAGCGGTGGGCCCTATGGAGCGGATCGCCTGATTGAAGGCCTTGATTACGCCACGACCTTGCTGGAAGCTCTGGATGCCGCCGATGTGGACTGGATTCAGTTCCACCCTGAGTACGGACCCTCCCAATTCGAGTTGTCCTTCGCGGCTCAGGCACCGCTTCAAGCAGCGGACCAACTCATCCGAGCACGGTTGCTGATCCAGCGCGTGACACGCCGCTTCGGCTGGTATTGCAGCTTCAGTGCCAAGCCCCGGCTCGACTGGGTTGGGAATGGCGGTCACCTGCACTTCAGCGTGCACGATGCGCAAGGACCATTGCTTCAGGATGGCCCTGGCCCCTACGGACTGCGTCCGGAAGGTCAAGCTCTGATCGCTGGTGTGCTGGAGCAGCTACCGGGCTTGGTCGCCCTTGCAAGCCCATCACCTGTTTCTTATTTAAGGCTGGTCCCAAGCAGTTGGGCCGCCCCCTTCCAGGTTTGGGGAATGGAAAACCGAGAAGCCGCCGTTCGCTTGATCCCCGCCACCGTCGATCAGAGCCCCGCCCACCTCGAAATAAAAGCGGTCGATCCCACAGCGAATCCCTACCTGCTGCTGGGTGCACTCCAGGCCCAAGTTCTCGATGCCCTAAGGCATAAACGCAGCCTCCCAGCGGAACAGAGCGGTGATCCCGCCCTGGTGAAGGACCGCACCATTGACCGACTTCCTTCCAGCCTGGTTGAAGCGCGAACAGCACTCGAGCACGATGAGGTCCTGCTTCAAGCGATGGGCCCCCTGCTGCATGGATCGCTCTTGGACAGCCTCGCCGCAGAAATCCGCAACGCAGAAACCAAGTCTGCGCAGCAGCAGGCCAATGAACGTTGCTGGTGGCCCATCGTTGGAGGACTCGTCTAA
- a CDS encoding cysteine dioxygenase family protein: protein MALSTTEPFPPSLKVLIKQLNTLREPSSAELIQCIASCHIQASDLIPWATPQHPPTESYGRQLVWHGSHVEVMVMTWLPGDHSAIHDHGSALWGAVQCFGEAQHQSFGLQGNVISHKANQPFAPQQIRLIEPGLIHQMGNTGQSTFLSLHIYGTSSRCSKITGSARIFNVAEGCIQTTDGGVFFDLPEDQVLSCRTGLTADRQLKQEQNDLLQQRRAKAERA from the coding sequence ATGGCGCTGAGCACCACCGAACCCTTTCCACCCAGCCTGAAGGTCTTGATCAAGCAGCTGAACACGCTGCGTGAACCATCGAGCGCCGAGCTCATTCAATGCATCGCGAGCTGCCACATTCAAGCCAGCGATCTCATCCCTTGGGCCACGCCACAGCACCCCCCAACCGAGAGCTATGGAAGACAGCTGGTCTGGCACGGCAGCCATGTTGAAGTGATGGTGATGACTTGGCTCCCAGGGGATCACTCCGCCATCCATGACCACGGCAGTGCCCTGTGGGGAGCCGTTCAATGTTTTGGTGAGGCGCAGCATCAGAGCTTTGGATTACAGGGGAATGTGATTTCTCACAAAGCCAATCAGCCCTTTGCCCCTCAACAGATTCGCCTCATTGAACCCGGGTTAATCCACCAGATGGGGAATACTGGCCAGTCGACCTTCCTTAGCCTGCATATCTATGGAACCAGCAGTCGCTGCTCAAAGATCACCGGCTCAGCCCGCATCTTCAATGTGGCAGAAGGCTGCATTCAAACCACCGACGGGGGAGTGTTCTTCGATCTTCCAGAAGATCAGGTGCTCTCCTGCAGAACAGGTCTCACGGCTGATCGCCAACTGAAGCAAGAACAGAACGACCTCCTTCAACAAAGGCGGGCTAAAGCTGAAAGAGCGTGA
- a CDS encoding circularly permuted type 2 ATP-grasp protein: MNEYDLNQSGQLKPALWQLLQNLENAGPAQLREDGSKAQQQLQTLGAIFHLEAEAKAHRRDNLFPFDPLPRLISQRDWQRLEAGLIQRLQAIELFLTDAYGPQHIVRDGHLQRGLLESSIFWQRELRDLTSPCQRWCTIATPDLIRDSQGQWRVLEDNLRRGFGLGFSLTARRVQQDQLDWMATGLQLAPPFSAPQQLLTGLRGLAPWSESPTVVLLSPGRNSSARHDHQVLARAMGIALVEAQELHCESGRVWHQQDERQQVDVIYRRNDDQISSSDGTTRHLLGVPGLDAVYSAGGVAIANAPGVGVASDKLIYSHLPVIIRYYLGEEPLLLQVPTYDCTAPLQRQKVIRELDQLVVKQVSGAGGVGMLMGPEASSQERAAMAARIQSNPRHFIAQPLQQLSTVPTLINGTVEHCAVDLRPFVLNRGDSMALLNAGLTRVARPAGSLVVNATQGGGYKDTWIVEAPLTQEGTMGIRPAGSNSAMKPKT; this comes from the coding sequence GTGAATGAATACGACCTCAATCAGTCAGGACAGCTCAAACCAGCCCTGTGGCAGCTGCTCCAAAATCTTGAGAACGCAGGCCCAGCCCAATTGCGTGAGGACGGCAGCAAAGCCCAGCAACAACTCCAGACATTGGGTGCCATCTTCCACCTTGAAGCGGAAGCGAAAGCCCATCGCCGCGATAATCTGTTCCCCTTTGATCCACTCCCCCGCTTGATCAGTCAGCGGGACTGGCAGCGACTCGAAGCTGGTCTGATCCAGCGCTTGCAAGCGATTGAACTATTCCTTACCGATGCCTATGGCCCGCAGCACATCGTGCGAGATGGGCACCTGCAGAGAGGTTTGCTTGAAAGTTCAATCTTTTGGCAACGTGAGCTACGTGATTTAACCAGTCCTTGCCAGCGCTGGTGCACGATCGCCACACCGGATCTGATCCGTGATTCCCAGGGCCAATGGCGGGTGCTGGAAGACAATCTTCGTCGTGGCTTTGGTCTCGGTTTCAGCCTGACGGCGCGCAGGGTTCAGCAGGATCAACTCGATTGGATGGCAACCGGTCTCCAACTGGCCCCTCCCTTTAGCGCACCACAGCAACTCTTGACGGGTCTGCGCGGCTTGGCACCGTGGAGTGAATCTCCAACCGTCGTCCTCCTCAGCCCAGGTCGCAACAGCAGCGCGCGCCATGACCATCAGGTCTTAGCGCGCGCGATGGGCATTGCCTTGGTGGAAGCCCAAGAGCTGCACTGTGAAAGCGGCCGGGTTTGGCATCAACAAGACGAACGTCAACAGGTGGATGTGATCTACCGGCGCAACGACGACCAGATCAGCAGCTCCGACGGAACAACAAGACACTTACTAGGAGTTCCTGGACTTGATGCGGTATACAGCGCAGGCGGAGTAGCCATTGCAAATGCACCGGGCGTTGGAGTCGCCAGCGACAAGCTGATCTACAGCCATCTGCCCGTGATCATTCGCTATTACCTAGGTGAAGAGCCCCTGCTTTTGCAGGTCCCCACCTACGACTGCACGGCACCACTCCAACGGCAAAAAGTCATTCGCGAGCTCGATCAATTGGTGGTGAAACAGGTTAGCGGCGCTGGAGGCGTGGGCATGCTGATGGGACCAGAGGCGTCTTCTCAAGAACGAGCGGCGATGGCAGCACGCATCCAGAGCAACCCTCGGCATTTCATTGCCCAGCCCCTGCAGCAGCTCTCCACAGTTCCCACTCTGATCAACGGGACCGTTGAGCACTGCGCCGTCGACCTCCGTCCTTTTGTCCTCAATCGGGGAGACAGCATGGCGTTACTGAACGCTGGGCTCACCCGAGTCGCAAGACCAGCGGGCTCACTCGTGGTGAATGCCACCCAAGGAGGGGGATACAAGGACACCTGGATCGTGGAGGCCCCCCTAACTCAGGAGGGCACGATGGGAATTCGACCCGCTGGCTCTAATTCAGCAATGAAGCCAAAGACCTGA
- a CDS encoding DMT family transporter gives MLSRVLAALRPVLIAYMVTNAMTLAPGVEDALSFCNVLFVGNLCAALVLITWFRPGPIFSDLRQLPRMIQLTLLIDGGLAALTSGLIFTGLTYTSSTNAILLGRLAPVLYALSGALIFGRTIARQEWFGFSFIIAGTLVVALIGGDGTINRGDALILASTVVFAISSILGKAVLNQNVTLKSLVFIRNASSSIIFFIIANIVYGPHHFADAFYGRLWILMGIYALIVIVIAQLLWFDATHKLDSISLGRWATPAPAIGVLAAGLLNRQWPSDSQVSGLIIIMIGVVITALSPSTKQQPSQNKQRIAELTLNASDAASPVT, from the coding sequence TTGCTATCTCGGGTGTTAGCTGCGCTCCGTCCGGTTTTAATCGCCTACATGGTGACCAACGCGATGACCCTCGCGCCTGGAGTCGAGGATGCTCTCTCCTTCTGCAATGTGTTGTTTGTCGGCAATCTCTGCGCTGCGCTGGTTTTGATCACGTGGTTTCGGCCTGGACCGATTTTCTCAGACTTGAGACAACTTCCAAGGATGATTCAACTCACATTGCTCATCGACGGAGGCCTTGCGGCCCTCACCTCCGGACTGATCTTCACTGGACTCACCTACACCTCATCAACAAACGCCATTCTTCTTGGCCGATTAGCCCCTGTTCTCTATGCCCTTTCAGGCGCCTTGATCTTCGGTCGAACGATCGCTCGCCAAGAATGGTTTGGATTCAGCTTCATTATTGCTGGAACCCTGGTTGTTGCTCTGATCGGTGGCGATGGAACCATTAACAGGGGAGACGCCTTAATCCTCGCCTCCACAGTTGTCTTTGCCATTTCATCAATTCTTGGGAAGGCAGTATTGAATCAAAACGTGACCCTTAAGAGCCTGGTCTTTATTCGCAACGCAAGTTCAAGCATAATTTTCTTTATTATCGCCAATATTGTCTACGGACCACATCATTTTGCCGACGCTTTTTACGGGCGACTATGGATATTAATGGGCATCTACGCCCTCATAGTGATCGTCATCGCACAACTTCTATGGTTTGACGCAACTCACAAACTTGATTCCATTAGTTTAGGTAGGTGGGCCACTCCAGCCCCTGCCATCGGAGTTTTGGCAGCAGGCTTATTGAATCGTCAGTGGCCCAGCGATAGCCAAGTGAGTGGTTTGATCATCATCATGATTGGTGTTGTTATTACAGCTTTATCGCCCAGCACAAAGCAGCAACCCAGTCAAAACAAGCAACGCATTGCCGAACTAACCCTCAATGCCTCTGACGCGGCATCGCCAGTGACATGA
- a CDS encoding peptide deformylase produces the protein MDRTVDGFHARVVKHECDHLDGVLSPDRLDTLRSLASLLN, from the coding sequence ATGGATCGGACCGTAGATGGCTTCCATGCCCGTGTGGTGAAGCACGAATGTGATCACCTGGATGGGGTGCTTTCCCCTGATCGTCTCGATACCCTCAGGTCTTTGGCTTCATTGCTGAATTAG
- a CDS encoding carbohydrate kinase family protein, with translation MADLSALAPRVLCLGEALVDRLGPLGGDPAIAAPDLCDDRLGGAPANVACALARLGTPVGLVGRLGEDAIGAAFFELFKGRGVDVRALQRDPSHPSRVVLVRRHANGERVFQGFAGDHILGFADQLLDRGCLEAVWQSLADQARWLLVGTIPLASMASADSLQWVLAQAKAADLALALDVNWRPTFWDLEADPAAGPTVDALAAIKPLLEQASLLKLAREEALWFFGSDDPAVIAAGLPRQPDVVVTDGANPIRWLIAHEAGSMPVFQPSQIIDTTGAGDAFTAGLLHSWDRPVTERLRFASACGALVCSGAGAIDPQPREQDVLAFLNQ, from the coding sequence ATGGCCGATCTGTCTGCGTTGGCTCCTCGCGTGTTGTGCCTGGGTGAGGCCTTGGTGGACCGGCTTGGTCCGCTTGGCGGGGATCCCGCTATAGCTGCGCCCGATTTGTGTGATGACCGACTGGGTGGGGCTCCCGCCAACGTGGCCTGTGCTCTCGCTCGGCTGGGCACACCCGTTGGCCTCGTTGGTCGACTGGGTGAAGATGCAATCGGGGCTGCATTCTTCGAGCTTTTCAAGGGCCGGGGTGTCGATGTGAGGGCGCTTCAACGTGATCCCAGTCACCCAAGTCGGGTGGTGTTGGTTCGCCGCCATGCCAATGGGGAGCGTGTGTTTCAGGGATTTGCCGGAGATCACATCCTGGGTTTCGCCGATCAACTGCTGGATCGTGGTTGTTTGGAAGCGGTCTGGCAGAGCTTGGCCGATCAAGCTCGCTGGCTATTAGTCGGCACGATTCCCTTGGCATCGATGGCTTCTGCAGACTCCTTGCAATGGGTGTTGGCTCAGGCCAAGGCTGCTGATCTTGCCTTGGCTTTAGATGTGAATTGGCGTCCAACCTTCTGGGATCTCGAGGCAGATCCTGCGGCGGGCCCCACCGTGGATGCGTTAGCGGCGATCAAGCCCTTGTTGGAGCAGGCCTCCTTACTCAAATTGGCGCGGGAGGAGGCGTTGTGGTTTTTCGGTAGTGATGATCCTGCCGTTATCGCTGCAGGTTTGCCGCGGCAGCCAGACGTGGTGGTGACGGATGGAGCCAATCCCATTCGCTGGTTGATCGCTCATGAGGCTGGAAGCATGCCGGTGTTTCAGCCCTCTCAGATAATCGATACAACGGGTGCAGGCGATGCCTTTACCGCAGGCCTATTGCACAGTTGGGATCGTCCAGTCACGGAGCGGTTGCGCTTCGCATCAGCCTGCGGTGCCCTTGTTTGCAGCGGCGCCGGAGCCATCGATCCACAGCCGCGAGAGCAGGACGTTCTCGCTTTTCTCAATCAATGA
- a CDS encoding GNAT family N-acetyltransferase: MSGNLLLICDPSSYPTADSDVAGFYKAVAAGSTTSWHVSSSALASSTAESTLPAVRLPQPLHQADFLQLNSRSPTALPLNEISAAFCRTLKPFRDGYLNRLQSLEPSLRFLNRPSSKKRQMEAVFLNEVASTFTPPTLCSCDPNTIERFIADHGTVVAKRSNSTQAQGVFRIQRTTSGWITDHVHEAERADTSLLQLLKALQQGSEEPLQFSRFLRGTTAGDKRVVVVDGIILGAFRRRSKHGHWVNNRAAGGDCVADTIGDDERIAIASTWPTYRSMGLRILGYDFLMDDCGRWCISEINAGNVGGFMRLDELYQSNAMAHLLAWIQDFTKRPSALKVRTAQTSDHAAIAWIYQQAIDAGGITMDDRRFGSKDVALKQAGGDPHELLLVAEDRDEVVGWGELKRYSNRAGYQYTAETSVYVHQSERNRGIGSAIQRQLIQRARQQGDCHLVAKVVASNSDSVEFHQRHGYRIVGTQQRIGKLRNTWFDVVILELNLR, encoded by the coding sequence ATGAGTGGCAATTTGCTGCTGATCTGTGATCCTTCCTCCTATCCGACAGCTGATTCGGATGTCGCTGGGTTTTACAAAGCAGTCGCCGCTGGTTCCACAACGTCCTGGCACGTGTCTTCCAGCGCTCTTGCGTCCTCAACGGCAGAAAGCACACTGCCAGCTGTTCGTCTTCCCCAACCGCTGCATCAAGCGGACTTTCTTCAGCTGAACTCTCGTTCGCCGACAGCACTACCTCTGAACGAAATCAGTGCGGCCTTTTGCCGAACACTGAAACCCTTTCGAGACGGATATCTGAATCGTCTCCAAAGCTTGGAGCCCTCACTGAGGTTTCTGAATCGGCCATCGAGCAAAAAACGCCAAATGGAAGCAGTTTTCCTCAATGAAGTTGCCAGTACCTTCACACCACCAACCCTCTGCAGTTGCGATCCCAATACCATCGAGCGCTTCATTGCCGATCACGGAACCGTGGTGGCGAAACGGAGCAACAGCACGCAAGCCCAAGGAGTATTTCGCATTCAGCGCACAACATCTGGATGGATAACAGATCATGTGCACGAAGCAGAACGCGCAGACACGTCCCTTCTTCAGCTGCTGAAGGCACTACAGCAGGGCAGCGAGGAACCACTTCAATTCAGCCGTTTTCTTCGAGGCACCACGGCCGGAGACAAAAGAGTTGTCGTCGTTGATGGCATCATCCTTGGCGCCTTCCGACGCCGATCGAAGCATGGACATTGGGTGAACAATCGCGCCGCTGGAGGAGATTGTGTCGCTGACACCATTGGCGACGATGAACGCATCGCTATCGCTTCCACTTGGCCCACTTACCGCTCCATGGGACTGAGGATTTTGGGCTACGACTTCCTGATGGACGATTGCGGACGCTGGTGCATCAGCGAGATCAATGCCGGCAATGTGGGTGGCTTTATGCGGCTCGATGAGCTGTATCAAAGCAACGCTATGGCCCATCTGCTTGCCTGGATACAGGATTTCACCAAGCGACCATCCGCTCTCAAAGTGCGAACCGCTCAGACCAGCGACCATGCCGCCATCGCCTGGATCTACCAACAGGCCATCGATGCTGGCGGGATCACCATGGATGACCGTCGCTTTGGGTCCAAGGATGTTGCCTTAAAGCAAGCGGGGGGTGACCCCCACGAGCTGCTACTCGTCGCCGAAGATCGCGATGAAGTTGTGGGCTGGGGCGAACTCAAGCGTTACTCCAACAGGGCCGGTTATCAATACACCGCCGAAACCTCCGTCTACGTTCACCAATCAGAGCGAAACCGAGGCATCGGCAGCGCAATTCAGCGTCAACTCATCCAGCGAGCGAGACAGCAGGGAGACTGTCATCTCGTTGCCAAAGTCGTCGCGAGCAATTCAGATAGTGTCGAATTTCACCAACGACATGGGTACCGAATCGTGGGGACTCAACAACGCATTGGAAAGTTGAGAAACACATGGTTCGACGTCGTGATCCTCGAGCTCAACCTCCGCTGA
- a CDS encoding phosphoribosyltransferase-like protein: MPTAAQQLQSLSHAWNEPEISLNAIQRWLTQFPAEDQAIAIRLLECMELHSWTRMLRECRLLHQRLCMDLRDDGFDVDGFTDIDFTRAFVCKSGDIASYVYRKANCLSVNHFKTIETLHHSHEDRRQRAIVILDDYIGTGSQFIFQFLGRSPSNTDLISSYKRARLCSLVVHDDARTKWRLLQRHCIEEVMTLEEQQLVCVDFSHERPSLIQNLSKINWRNAGLIAAQRDFPVTAHPSLSAEERISMRQFLNDCDRDAGTGTTEFLLGHHTFFYGAPNALARVLLPLFKRVEDFTIYPKESLRGLPAEIIDYDIENPEPMTPF, encoded by the coding sequence ATGCCTACAGCCGCGCAACAATTACAGAGCCTCAGCCATGCCTGGAACGAACCCGAGATCAGCCTCAATGCCATCCAACGCTGGCTGACGCAATTTCCTGCTGAAGATCAAGCGATCGCCATCCGGCTTCTGGAGTGCATGGAGCTTCACAGCTGGACGCGCATGCTGCGCGAGTGCCGCTTGCTCCACCAGCGCCTCTGCATGGATCTTCGCGATGACGGATTTGACGTCGATGGATTCACGGACATCGACTTCACCCGAGCGTTCGTCTGCAAAAGCGGCGACATCGCCTCATACGTCTACCGCAAAGCGAATTGTCTGTCCGTCAACCACTTCAAAACGATCGAGACCCTGCATCACAGTCACGAGGATCGCAGACAACGCGCGATCGTGATCTTGGATGACTACATCGGCACAGGGTCCCAATTCATTTTTCAATTTTTAGGGCGTAGCCCATCCAACACGGATCTGATCAGCTCCTACAAGCGCGCCAGACTTTGCTCGCTTGTGGTGCATGACGATGCCCGAACCAAGTGGCGCTTGCTTCAGCGCCACTGCATCGAGGAGGTGATGACCCTTGAGGAACAGCAACTGGTATGCGTTGACTTCAGCCATGAACGCCCATCTCTCATCCAAAACCTCTCCAAGATCAACTGGCGCAACGCTGGGCTCATTGCAGCCCAACGCGACTTTCCAGTGACGGCACATCCAAGCTTGTCAGCGGAAGAACGCATCAGCATGCGCCAATTCCTGAACGATTGCGATCGTGACGCAGGGACAGGGACCACCGAATTCCTCCTCGGACATCACACCTTTTTTTACGGAGCTCCCAATGCCCTCGCGAGGGTGCTTTTACCCCTGTTCAAACGCGTCGAAGATTTCACGATCTATCCCAAAGAGTCTCTACGGGGACTACCTGCAGAGATCATCGATTACGACATCGAGAATCCAGAGCCGATGACGCCGTTTTAA
- the mutT gene encoding 8-oxo-dGTP diphosphatase MutT: protein MDELSALTPELSRSLLAWWEMHGRRDPEQKPWMFTPEGTWSEPYEHLNPYPIHVAEVMLQQTQLQVVLPYWQRWMESFPTLEALAQAEVQTVLLSWQGLGYYSRARRLHGSAQTLLKRIGSQSCEDPQSWPQEPDFWLDLPGIGLSTAGGILSSAFNSPLAILDGNVRRVLARYQAHSRPPMRDLRLFWNWSDALVAAAPGRARDLNQALMDFGATVCSPRSPNCACCPWQMHCSAYAAGDVESYPVKETPRAVPFQVIGVGVVLNDAGEVLIDQRLNEGLLGGLWEFPGGKQEPGEAIVQTIARELQEELAIDVSVGEELISLDHAYSHKKLRFVVHLCQWQKGEPQPLASQQVRWVRPESLSDYPFPAANARIIAALLDHVS from the coding sequence ATGGACGAACTCAGTGCATTGACACCGGAACTGAGCCGCTCCTTGTTGGCCTGGTGGGAGATGCATGGACGCCGGGATCCTGAGCAGAAGCCTTGGATGTTCACTCCTGAGGGGACATGGTCTGAGCCCTACGAGCATTTGAATCCCTATCCGATCCATGTCGCTGAGGTGATGCTGCAGCAAACACAGCTGCAAGTGGTTTTGCCTTACTGGCAGCGCTGGATGGAGTCCTTCCCAACCCTTGAGGCGTTGGCTCAAGCCGAGGTGCAAACGGTCCTTTTGAGTTGGCAGGGGCTCGGCTATTACTCCCGAGCCCGTCGTTTGCATGGCTCTGCTCAAACTTTGCTGAAGCGCATCGGCTCTCAGTCCTGCGAAGACCCTCAGAGCTGGCCCCAGGAGCCAGATTTCTGGCTGGATTTGCCTGGGATCGGCCTTAGTACGGCAGGCGGCATTCTGTCCTCGGCTTTTAATAGTCCCCTGGCGATCCTGGACGGCAATGTGCGTCGGGTGCTGGCCAGGTATCAGGCTCATTCGCGCCCGCCGATGCGTGACCTGCGCTTGTTCTGGAACTGGAGTGACGCTCTTGTTGCGGCTGCACCCGGTCGGGCTCGTGATCTCAATCAGGCTCTGATGGACTTCGGAGCCACCGTCTGTAGTCCCCGTTCACCTAATTGCGCGTGCTGTCCTTGGCAGATGCATTGCTCTGCTTACGCTGCTGGCGATGTGGAGAGCTACCCCGTGAAAGAGACCCCTCGAGCCGTGCCTTTTCAAGTGATTGGCGTGGGTGTGGTGCTGAACGATGCAGGGGAGGTGTTGATTGATCAACGCCTGAATGAGGGGTTATTGGGTGGGCTATGGGAATTCCCTGGTGGGAAGCAGGAGCCAGGGGAGGCCATCGTTCAGACCATTGCCCGTGAATTGCAAGAGGAATTGGCGATCGACGTGTCTGTGGGTGAGGAGTTGATCAGTCTTGACCATGCCTACAGCCATAAAAAGCTGCGGTTTGTGGTGCATCTCTGCCAGTGGCAAAAGGGCGAACCCCAGCCGCTTGCGAGCCAGCAGGTGCGCTGGGTGCGTCCGGAGTCTTTGTCCGACTATCCCTTCCCTGCTGCCAATGCGCGCATCATTGCTGCGTTGTTGGACCACGTTTCCTGA
- a CDS encoding peptide deformylase — protein MTVRALLRMGDPLLRQVAQPVMDCQAPHLVELVVDLQDTMAAHSGAGLVAPQIGVPLRVVIFGGGSPNLRYPDAPTLPFTVLINPELTPLGEERALGWEGCLSVPGLRGEVKCWNRLRYCGWTPEGAGWIGP, from the coding sequence ATGACTGTACGGGCGTTGCTACGGATGGGGGATCCGCTGCTGCGCCAGGTGGCCCAGCCGGTGATGGATTGCCAAGCCCCGCATTTAGTCGAGTTGGTCGTGGACCTTCAAGACACGATGGCAGCGCATTCCGGTGCCGGTTTGGTAGCACCACAGATTGGCGTTCCCTTGCGCGTGGTGATTTTCGGTGGTGGAAGCCCCAATCTCCGTTACCCCGATGCTCCAACGCTGCCGTTCACGGTGCTGATCAATCCTGAGCTGACGCCTTTGGGTGAAGAGCGCGCCCTGGGTTGGGAAGGTTGCCTCAGTGTTCCGGGTCTGCGTGGGGAGGTGAAGTGCTGGAACCGGCTGCGTTACTGCGGCTGGACGCCGGAAGGGGCTGGATGGATCGGACCGTAG